The following coding sequences lie in one Sedimentibacter sp. MB35-C1 genomic window:
- a CDS encoding TetR/AcrR family transcriptional regulator, producing MNKRTKQANETKKRIIDCARKLFAEKGYNSVTVDEIIKEANSSKGGFYTHFKTKESLISGMIPFADEAYEKFAQTDRKCKDTMEKIFSLINFVFYFMENEVGLEFLSVMYSSQIKDLNTERFIISPEREYYKQLRVLIEEAKIKKEITDELETEEIMSFLTTCIRGVLYDWCLKKGMFQLSSYGMRLVNMVLNQMKP from the coding sequence TTGAATAAGAGAACAAAACAAGCAAATGAAACTAAAAAAAGGATTATTGATTGTGCAAGAAAACTTTTTGCCGAAAAAGGGTACAACAGTGTAACAGTAGACGAGATAATCAAGGAAGCAAATTCATCAAAAGGTGGGTTTTATACTCACTTTAAAACAAAGGAAAGTTTGATTTCCGGCATGATTCCATTTGCTGACGAGGCTTACGAAAAATTTGCTCAGACAGATAGAAAATGTAAAGACACTATGGAAAAAATATTTTCCCTAATTAATTTTGTTTTTTATTTTATGGAAAACGAAGTTGGACTTGAATTTCTTTCAGTTATGTATTCGTCACAGATTAAGGATCTAAATACAGAGCGTTTTATCATTTCGCCGGAAAGGGAATATTATAAACAGCTCAGAGTCTTGATTGAGGAAGCCAAGATAAAAAAAGAGATTACCGATGAATTGGAAACAGAAGAAATTATGTCATTTTTAACAACATGTATACGTGGAGTGTTATATGACTGGTGCTTGAAAAAAGGAATGTTTCAGCTTTCATCATATGGTATGAGGCTGGTTAATATGGTGCTTAACCAAATGAAGCCTTAG
- a CDS encoding helix-turn-helix transcriptional regulator: MDNFLNIMKAISDENRLKIIELLIEYDFCVGALARQLNISEAAVSQHLKVLRNAGIVSGEKRGYYTHYDVNKNLLIKVSQKITKLVSCDIERKGCLQHLTGDHQYCENEKNPSKK; the protein is encoded by the coding sequence ATGGATAATTTTTTGAATATTATGAAGGCAATTTCAGATGAAAACCGTTTAAAAATTATAGAACTTCTGATTGAGTATGATTTTTGCGTAGGAGCGCTTGCACGTCAACTTAATATATCGGAAGCTGCTGTTTCTCAGCACCTTAAAGTATTGAGAAATGCAGGTATCGTATCAGGTGAAAAAAGAGGTTACTACACTCATTATGATGTAAATAAAAATTTACTTATAAAAGTCTCTCAGAAAATAACCAAGCTAGTCTCCTGCGATATTGAGCGCAAGGGCTGCCTCCAGCATCTTACGGGTGATCACCAATACTGTGAGAATGAAAAGAATCCATCAAAAAAGTAA
- a CDS encoding LPS biosynthesis protein translates to MIIDNNPKEKEALEAHRRGDRSLYKKLQDEFVAEVKESLGKEDHCSCKEPCKYHGKCIECVAIHRAHGDHLPNCFRNIINERIENLSALTEHSFKTSLPEDVIE, encoded by the coding sequence ATGATAATCGATAACAACCCGAAAGAAAAAGAAGCTTTAGAAGCGCACAGAAGAGGAGATCGTTCTCTTTACAAAAAACTTCAAGATGAATTTGTTGCAGAAGTAAAAGAAAGTCTTGGAAAAGAAGATCATTGTAGTTGTAAGGAGCCTTGCAAATATCACGGCAAATGCATTGAATGCGTTGCAATACACAGAGCTCACGGAGATCATCTACCGAACTGCTTCAGAAACATAATTAATGAAAGAATAGAAAATCTTTCAGCATTGACAGAACACAGTTTTAAAACAAGCCTTCCTGAGGATGTGATTGAATAA
- a CDS encoding DUF3841 domain-containing protein, with protein MDNKDRKVTLYTIQTENVLEQLKKNGHHTAKMKFIKEKYGEVATTFVDAYKWYVSNAEKIVSRPVEAESAVWGYGDPKYIEKHSGCQILQLHVPVEKVVFFRMIDWNKRLNLRYIGKNQQEEDSYNQKLVQHGVDYEGNVFLTPFYPQLKGELTRSWNNLFRYDNLVKDQGDLLFPDMQAGFWCLEWEWVQKIL; from the coding sequence ATGGATAACAAAGATAGAAAAGTAACTCTTTATACTATACAAACCGAAAACGTTTTAGAACAATTGAAAAAAAATGGACACCATACCGCAAAAATGAAATTCATTAAAGAAAAGTACGGCGAAGTTGCCACGACATTTGTTGATGCTTACAAATGGTATGTATCAAATGCTGAGAAAATTGTTTCCAGACCCGTTGAAGCAGAGTCGGCTGTTTGGGGATATGGTGATCCGAAATACATTGAGAAGCATAGCGGGTGTCAAATTTTGCAGCTTCATGTACCCGTGGAAAAGGTAGTATTTTTTAGAATGATTGACTGGAACAAGCGCTTGAATTTACGATATATAGGAAAAAACCAACAAGAAGAAGATTCATATAATCAAAAGCTTGTTCAGCATGGAGTGGACTATGAAGGAAATGTGTTCCTTACACCGTTTTATCCTCAGCTGAAAGGCGAACTGACAAGAAGCTGGAATAACTTGTTTCGCTATGACAATCTTGTCAAGGATCAGGGAGACTTACTATTTCCTGATATGCAGGCAGGATTTTGGTGCCTGGAATGGGAATGGGTTCAAAAAATACTTTGA
- a CDS encoding DUF3841 domain-containing protein, producing the protein MGSKVRVWTKQNANILGDLDKNGRYIVKREYIQQKMEDHAQLYFDVYNWYRKAAEEIAPVPDDAEYPIWVSLKESEKIPNSEGNVLLEIEVNEEDLITVDIEKWGRIVNYGYIPKDRADQREHDKMLSSYGTNDCSAYMSPFFPIIKKKIIKSWDRIFDESITLSPVRVGTLWELKKEWITKIEK; encoded by the coding sequence ATGGGAAGCAAGGTAAGGGTATGGACGAAGCAAAATGCTAATATTTTAGGTGATTTAGATAAAAATGGACGCTATATTGTGAAAAGGGAATACATACAGCAGAAGATGGAGGACCACGCACAGCTATACTTTGATGTTTATAATTGGTATCGCAAGGCAGCTGAAGAAATTGCGCCTGTGCCTGATGATGCGGAATATCCTATTTGGGTATCTTTAAAGGAAAGCGAAAAAATACCGAACAGTGAAGGAAATGTATTGCTGGAAATTGAAGTGAATGAAGAAGATCTTATTACAGTAGATATTGAAAAATGGGGACGAATTGTAAATTATGGCTATATACCAAAAGACAGGGCTGATCAGAGGGAGCACGACAAGATGCTTAGCAGCTACGGAACAAACGATTGTTCAGCATATATGTCACCGTTTTTTCCGATAATTAAGAAAAAAATTATAAAAAGCTGGGACAGGATTTTTGATGAAAGTATTACCTTAAGCCCTGTTCGTGTAGGAACATTATGGGAGTTGAAAAAAGAATGGATAACAAAGATAGAAAAGTAA
- a CDS encoding TspO/MBR family protein — translation MNKKITTLLVSILIPLTVGQISAMLTQNGLSSFSQINMPALMPPFFIFPIVWTILYILMGISSYIVFTSHSHYKKSALQWYFVQLFLNFMWSIIFFNLQNYLMSFILLLVLIACIIIMIVQFYRVKPIAAYLQIPYLLWCIFAAYLNFQIIILN, via the coding sequence ATGAACAAAAAGATTACAACTTTGCTTGTGAGCATTTTAATTCCTCTTACAGTCGGTCAAATTTCTGCAATGCTTACACAAAACGGCTTATCCTCTTTTAGCCAAATCAATATGCCTGCATTAATGCCGCCTTTTTTTATTTTCCCCATCGTTTGGACAATTTTATATATACTGATGGGCATATCATCATACATAGTCTTTACTTCACACAGCCATTACAAAAAATCCGCATTACAGTGGTATTTTGTACAACTGTTTTTAAATTTTATGTGGTCCATAATTTTTTTCAATCTTCAAAATTACTTAATGTCTTTCATTCTGCTTCTAGTCCTTATAGCCTGCATTATTATAATGATTGTACAATTTTATAGAGTAAAGCCAATAGCAGCATATTTGCAAATACCTTATCTTCTATGGTGTATATTTGCAGCGTACTTAAATTTTCAAATTATAATATTGAATTAA